The proteins below come from a single Oncorhynchus keta strain PuntledgeMale-10-30-2019 chromosome 1, Oket_V2, whole genome shotgun sequence genomic window:
- the LOC118402474 gene encoding high mobility group nucleosome-binding domain-containing protein 3-like, which yields MPKRSKASNDTEVEPKRRSTRLSSKPTTPAKPEPKTKTPVKAAAKPKKVKEVVEKVKSEEKKEAPEEKTAPAENGETKDEEEAAEEADADEPEKEEDEAE from the exons ATGCCGAAAAGAAGCAAA GCAAGTAATGACACTGAAGTCGAG CCAAAAAGGCGATCCACGAGGTTGTCATCA AAACCCACTACTCCGGCTAAACCAGAGCCTAAGACAAAG ACACCAGTCAAGGCAGCAGCCAAACCCAAAAAAGTAAAGGAGGTAGTAGAGAAGGTCAAGTCTGAGGAGAAGAAAGAAGCTCCTGAGGAAAAAACAGCACCGGCAGAAAACGGAGAGACCAAAGATGAGGAG GAGGCAGCAGAAGAGGCTGATGCAGATGAGCctgagaaagaggaggatgaggcAGAATAA
- the LOC118402403 gene encoding guided entry of tail-anchored proteins factor 1-like, producing MADGCAWFLVLGSVFLCNLFKILLPTISSFLSKVLQNDVEQERDMRAEIQEMKKEHNSVSMMDEFARYARLERKINKMTDKLKTHVKSRTAQQAKMKWMVNIGFYILQAALMISLIWKYYADPVTVVPSKWIAPLEQMVAFPSRVAGGVGITCWLVVCNKVVSIGLHAVS from the exons ATGGCTGACGGCTGCGCTTGGTTCCTGGTGCTGGGATCTGTCTTTTTGTGCAATCTCTTCAAAATACTGTTGCCGACCATTTCCTCTTTC CTGTCGAAGGTCCTTCAGAACGATGTTGAGCAGGAGAGGGATATGAGGGCTGAGATCCAGGAGATGAAGAAGGAGCACAACTCCGTTAGCATGATGGATGAGTTTGCCAGATACGCCAGACTAGAGCGCAAAATCAACAAGATGACTGACAAGCTGAAGACACATG TCAAGTCAAGAACTGCTCAACAAGCCAAAATGAAATGGATGGTGAATATTGGTTTTTATATCCTGCAG GCTGCTCTGATGATCTCACTGATTTGGAAGTATTATGCTGACCCAGTGACTGTTGTACCCAGTAAGTGGATTGCCCCCCTGGAGCAGATGGTGGCTTTCCCATCTAGAGTAGCAG GTGGTGTTGGAATCACATGCTGGCTGGTGGTGTGCAACAAAGTGGTGTCTATTGGTCTACATGCTGTTAGCTAA
- the LOC118400042 gene encoding lebercilin-like protein, whose amino-acid sequence MGDMSLSLRHHTRGIVQQDNANYEVGAEDVDSSCSSGQSTPSRSSRGYSSTTGSRVDSQGSCTQSDYEEEADTTANRTFALSPNKKPGLGTKTAKTRTQNKGGQWCKKKKNTNLRNRKASLVPPIKPLEGPNQRIRSAHRHRIKELNSQVWELQQQLSGVATENKLLKQLQVRHTVALQRFQDSQSGLPQVLAKHGNEVRGLQELLRKARIRRNSLSRRLRGTEEELLRTKDVLHRLQLLSEDRSLKEREELSHRLALISVDLNRKNKRIQDLERNFELSQISFNRHLATETRKTNEAREMSDYLQAQISLLTQKIKEKERELEIHNIYSHRFPNGWNGKGARETKSVQTDDLSSLPIEAPCQLELEYACSLQHLELEKQKSLSWESFAIDFTDRSDAADTLVDDRGSNNNEDFAEDGELDGDSDKENPQLQGEEDCLAEKAASSPKASGEQTEPFESQVRYTLEDFLNTERANKALESSPRTKRLYKFKETIQNLHSGKPAYTSHTHSLRKSPPRYIKSQARVENLGSGAYEPSFVTLPAEKWQRRDTRGPQPEDGVVRSKKSSLMKELFGQAPITDPIAMQTGRSRVQSTDLDRMSSHHTGDASPVSPGRETKIIFD is encoded by the exons ATGGGAGACATGTCTCTGAGTCTGAGACACCACACCAGAGGCATAGTGCAGCAGGACAATGCTAACTATGAAGTTGGAGCAGAGGATGTAGACTCAAGCTGCTCCTCAGGCCAGTCCACCCCCTCCAGGTCAAGCAGGGGATACAGTAGTACGACAGGCAGCAGGGTAGACTCTCAGGGGTCATGCACCCAGTCAGACTACGAGGAGGAGGCTGACACTACTGCAAATAGGACCTTTGCCCTCTCGCCAAACAAGAAGCCAGGTCTAGGCACGAAGACAGCTAAAACACGAA CGCAAAACAAGGGAGGGCAGTGGTGCAAAAAGAAGAAAAACACTAATTTAAGGAACCGCAAGGCCTCTCTCGTCCCTCCAATCAAGCCCCTGGAGGGCCCAAACCAGCGCATTAGGTCTGCCCACAGGCACCGCATCAAGGAGCTCAACAGCCAAGTGTGGGAGCTACAGCAGCAGCTGAGTGGTGTCGCCACAGAGAACAAACTGCTAAAGCAGCTCCAGGTCCGCCACACAGTGGCGCTACAGCGCTTCCAAGACTCACAGAGTGGCCTTCCCCAG GTCCTGGCCAAGCACGGCAATGAGGTGCGTGGTCTGCAGGAGCTCCTGCGCAAAGCCCGCATCCGCCGCAACAGTCTGTCCAGGCGTCTGCGTGGAACGGAGGAGGAGCTGCTGCGTACCAAGGACGTTCTGCACAGGCTGCAGCTGCTCAGCGAGGACCGCAGcctgaaagagagggaagagctTAGCCACAGGCTGGCCCTGATCAGTGTGGACCTGAATAGGAAGAACAAGAGGATACAG GACTTGGAAAGAAATTTTGAGCTGAGCCAGATATCCTTCAATCGCCATCTTGCCACAGAAACAAGGAAGACCAATGAGGCCAGAGAGATGTCTGATTACCTCCAGGCACAGATCAGTCTGTTGACCCAAAAAATCAAA gaaaaggagagagaattgGAGATCCACAATATCTACTCACATAGATTTCCAAATGGCTGGAACGGAAAAG GGGCAAGAGAAACTAAATCTGTCCAAACAGATGACTTGTCCTCTCTCCCCATTGAGGCTCCGTGCCAACTTGAACTAGAATATGCCTGTTCACTCCAGCATCTGGAGTTGGAGAAGCAGAAGAGCTTGAGCTGG GAGTCCTTTGCCATCGACTTCACAGACAGAAGTGACGCAGCAGACACGTTGGTGGATGACAGAGGATCAAACAATAATGAAGACTTTGCGG AGGATGGAGAGTTGGATGGTGATTCTGACAAGGAGAATCCTCAGCTTCAGGGTGAGGAGGATTGCCTTGCAGAGAAGGCAGCGAGTTCCCCGAAGGCTTCAGGAGAGCAAACAGAACCGTTTGAAAGCCAGGTCCGGTACACTCTGGAGGATTTTCTGAATACAGAACGTGCCAACAAGGCCCTTGAATCCTCTCCCAGGACCAAACGCCTCTACAAATTCAAAGAAACCATCCAGAACCTACACAGTGGAAAGCCTGCCTATACCAGCCATACACACAGCCTGAGAAAGAGCCCTCCTAGATACATCAAGAGCCAGGCCAGGGTGGAGAACCTTGGGTCTGGGGCATATGAGCCCTCTTTTGTCACTCTACCAGCAGAGAAGTGGCAAAGGCGTGACACCAGGGGCCCTCAACCGGAGGATGGTGTAGTCCGCAGCAAGAAGAGCAGCTTGATGAAAGAGCTTTTCGGCCAGGCCCCAATCACTGATCCAATTGCCATGCAGACAGGCAGATCCAGAGTTCAAAGTACAGACCTGGACAGAATGTCATCTCACCATACAGGAGATGCTAGCCCAGTCTCACCTGGGAGAGAGACCAAGATCATTTTTGATTGA